From Halobacillus sp. Marseille-Q1614, the proteins below share one genomic window:
- a CDS encoding ABC transporter substrate-binding protein: protein MESDEDYEAIPKTVREANDYSGTVYGIPAAQHILGYFVNKDLYNNANLDVPYLGMSIDEFEASVSDITNINQGVVGLNEANAIPEWYPAAASEDMGWYTFNDGFHLDSSEFIGGIDLANNINTSGYAYATLSEDQKANFDGEDANEVWMNNGIGIRWDGSWAIGVYEQNADFDWDFIGIPGERTVVTHDYYGISSATEHPEEAYELAKWMGFGKEGYMKRMEIADAEEDVSLNGVPLLTDQEVLDAYFERVDVPGLVKAYENIENAVVEPFKTTPGYGQARWEAPTGVSVGEESNAAMGALIDASVSGEVNIENYASQINELANQKYQEELEAIGE from the coding sequence GTGGAGTCAGATGAAGATTATGAAGCAATTCCTAAAACAGTAAGGGAAGCCAACGATTATAGCGGGACTGTGTATGGTATTCCTGCAGCGCAGCATATTCTTGGCTACTTTGTAAACAAAGACCTTTATAATAATGCCAATCTTGATGTGCCTTATCTGGGTATGAGTATTGATGAATTTGAAGCATCTGTTAGTGACATTACAAACATCAACCAAGGCGTTGTCGGTTTAAATGAAGCGAACGCGATTCCTGAATGGTATCCTGCTGCTGCAAGTGAAGACATGGGCTGGTACACATTCAATGACGGATTTCACTTAGACAGCAGTGAATTCATTGGGGGAATTGATTTAGCGAACAATATTAATACCAGTGGGTACGCTTATGCCACATTGTCTGAAGATCAAAAAGCTAATTTTGATGGTGAAGATGCTAATGAAGTATGGATGAATAATGGTATTGGAATCAGGTGGGATGGCAGCTGGGCAATCGGTGTTTATGAACAAAACGCTGATTTTGACTGGGACTTTATTGGTATTCCTGGTGAGAGAACAGTTGTTACCCATGATTATTATGGAATTTCCAGTGCTACGGAACACCCTGAAGAAGCGTATGAGTTAGCGAAATGGATGGGCTTTGGTAAAGAAGGTTACATGAAGCGTATGGAGATTGCTGATGCAGAAGAAGACGTGAGTTTAAACGGTGTTCCTTTGCTGACAGACCAAGAAGTACTGGATGCTTATTTTGAAAGAGTAGATGTTCCTGGTCTTGTGAAAGCTTATGAAAATATCGAAAATGCAGTTGTAGAACCATTTAAGACAACCCCGGGTTATGGACAAGCACGCTGGGAAGCACCGACAGGAGTATCTGTAGGTGAAGAATCTAATGCTGCGATGGGCGCTTTAATCGATGCAAGCGTATCAGGGGAAGTAAATATTGAGAATTATGCCAGCCAAATCAATGAACTGGCCAATCAGAAATATCAAGAAGAACTTGAGGCAATCGGAGAGTAA
- a CDS encoding extracellular solute-binding protein: MKRWLSIVTLLTVFSLLAACSNDSSSEGESSDDSGNGEEVTLSIASWSFGTEGEANLDRMMLDAFMEEHPNIKVEIDESISDPWEESLASAASAGEMPDVFAIAHLPTGIANDWMLPNMWSQMKIMKQFLKQ, translated from the coding sequence ATGAAAAGATGGTTGTCTATTGTAACTTTGTTAACAGTCTTTTCCCTTCTGGCTGCATGTTCAAACGATTCAAGCTCAGAAGGAGAATCATCAGACGACAGTGGAAATGGGGAAGAAGTGACGCTCAGCATTGCAAGCTGGTCGTTTGGTACTGAAGGAGAAGCCAACTTGGATAGAATGATGCTTGATGCATTTATGGAAGAGCACCCGAATATTAAGGTTGAAATTGATGAATCTATCAGCGACCCATGGGAAGAGTCATTAGCTTCTGCCGCAAGCGCAGGTGAAATGCCGGACGTATTTGCGATCGCACACCTTCCAACTGGTATTGCTAATGATTGGATGTTACCGAATATGTGGAGTCAGATGAAGATTATGAAGCAATTCCTAAAACAGTAA
- a CDS encoding beta-galactosidase — MIRIENEKVIINGKETCIFGAELHYFRIPKEEWRNRIQQVKEAGVNMISTYVPWTFHEYKEGTIDLTGETRSERDFQSFLRLVNDEGVYCLVRPGPYVMAEIVDHGVPPWFIDNYPQAVAQTEKGLPHPTRVVSYMHPTFLKKVENWYHSVCSIIEPFQISNGGPVIMFQLDNEVGMFHWVTKTGDYNEVTKKQFEQYLEENQALTETNVSDPLMFMADHPEDNLAKVIKNEYYFFMRTHYRMYLEHLKKLAQKEGISVPFILNIHGFHTIDYLKRGTRYPIGVSQLLEAAKMEDTLVAGDYYIGNIEFDNYTDIVLANSFTKAIQSPEQPLFSAEFQGGSASDKPRLQPSTFDLTTRLCFANGMNAVNYYMFVGGENYENIGLNGRRHEWQAPLSASGEKNPHFEVIQHLGKMFHTFEKTLMNAKQISNTCLAFYPDYYMTEYSNLFSSLLIETFQRESDINLYNGTAKGLRVSNIIYDSLNIQNDEPIDVNKVPSLWMFSLNWMDRPIQQKLIDYLENGGRLILFPTIPTKDLNDKECTLLKDYIGVSLKGRKEGFVTVGEIDSVQTKYFEAFDVNEGAFAWSEDESKDIAAFKKRLGKGKLVVFGVGMELDFHYKYDIIRELAKRIEVVSEFTLEQNLDISVREVSDESYFVFLHNFDEYKKVTTVDRNNLQLFEGESISVPPKGGLMLPINITITEDVKILFGTAEVFELTESEDTLSMKVRLKQDKELLSFETFKWQPVETQGVKIERKSDAIFKVHLLRSFEKEVTIDFIKKS; from the coding sequence GTGATCCGAATAGAAAATGAAAAGGTCATAATCAATGGGAAAGAAACTTGTATTTTTGGCGCGGAGCTTCATTACTTTAGAATACCGAAAGAGGAATGGAGGAATCGGATTCAGCAAGTAAAAGAAGCAGGGGTCAACATGATAAGCACCTATGTACCCTGGACATTTCATGAGTATAAAGAAGGAACCATAGATTTGACTGGTGAAACTAGATCGGAACGTGATTTCCAAAGCTTTTTACGGTTGGTTAATGATGAAGGCGTGTATTGTCTTGTCCGACCTGGGCCTTATGTTATGGCAGAGATTGTTGATCATGGTGTCCCGCCATGGTTTATAGATAATTACCCACAAGCGGTGGCACAAACTGAGAAGGGGCTTCCGCATCCTACTAGAGTAGTCAGTTATATGCACCCAACTTTTTTGAAAAAGGTCGAAAACTGGTATCACTCGGTCTGTTCAATTATTGAGCCGTTCCAAATCTCTAATGGCGGGCCAGTAATCATGTTCCAGCTTGATAATGAAGTTGGCATGTTTCATTGGGTGACAAAAACGGGTGATTATAATGAAGTTACTAAAAAACAATTCGAACAATACTTAGAAGAAAATCAAGCCCTTACAGAAACAAATGTATCAGATCCGCTTATGTTTATGGCTGATCATCCAGAGGATAATTTGGCAAAAGTAATAAAAAACGAATACTACTTTTTTATGCGCACTCATTATCGTATGTACCTTGAACATTTAAAAAAGCTGGCGCAAAAAGAGGGGATATCTGTTCCTTTTATCCTTAATATTCATGGATTTCATACGATTGACTATTTAAAACGAGGGACGAGGTATCCAATCGGAGTTTCTCAATTATTAGAAGCGGCTAAAATGGAAGATACCCTTGTGGCAGGGGATTATTATATAGGAAACATTGAATTTGATAACTATACGGATATTGTTCTTGCCAACTCATTTACCAAAGCCATTCAGTCCCCGGAACAGCCGCTGTTTTCTGCGGAATTTCAAGGTGGATCTGCTTCTGATAAGCCCAGATTGCAGCCGAGCACATTTGATTTGACCACACGTCTTTGTTTTGCAAATGGAATGAACGCCGTCAACTATTACATGTTTGTCGGTGGAGAGAATTATGAAAATATCGGTTTGAACGGGAGAAGACATGAATGGCAGGCACCATTATCAGCTTCCGGTGAAAAGAATCCACACTTCGAAGTGATCCAGCATTTAGGGAAAATGTTCCACACCTTTGAAAAAACTTTAATGAATGCAAAACAAATCTCCAACACATGCTTAGCTTTTTATCCTGATTACTACATGACAGAATATAGTAATCTTTTTTCTTCCCTATTAATTGAAACGTTTCAACGAGAAAGTGATATAAATCTTTATAATGGTACAGCCAAAGGACTTCGAGTGAGCAATATAATCTATGACAGTCTAAATATTCAAAACGATGAGCCGATCGATGTAAATAAGGTTCCCAGCCTATGGATGTTTTCATTGAATTGGATGGATCGGCCTATTCAACAAAAACTTATAGATTACTTAGAAAACGGAGGCCGCCTTATCCTTTTTCCAACCATACCAACAAAGGATCTTAATGACAAAGAGTGTACGCTCTTAAAAGATTATATTGGTGTAAGCCTCAAAGGGAGAAAGGAAGGCTTTGTAACCGTTGGAGAAATCGATAGTGTTCAAACTAAATATTTTGAAGCTTTTGATGTAAATGAAGGAGCATTTGCCTGGTCAGAAGACGAAAGTAAAGATATCGCTGCCTTTAAAAAAAGGTTGGGAAAAGGTAAGCTGGTTGTTTTCGGAGTAGGAATGGAGCTTGATTTCCATTACAAATATGACATTATTCGTGAGCTCGCAAAAAGGATTGAAGTAGTTAGTGAATTTACCTTGGAACAGAATCTGGATATTTCTGTCAGAGAAGTTTCTGATGAAAGCTATTTTGTATTTCTTCATAACTTTGATGAATACAAGAAAGTTACAACAGTCGATAGGAATAATCTGCAGTTGTTTGAAGGTGAAAGCATTTCAGTGCCTCCAAAAGGTGGATTGATGCTTCCGATTAATATAACGATTACAGAAGATGTGAAGATTCTGTTCGGTACAGCGGAAGTATTCGAATTAACAGAAAGTGAAGACACCTTATCCATGAAGGTAAGATTAAAGCAGGATAAGGAATTGCTTTCTTTTGAAACGTTTAAATGGCAACCGGTTGAAACCCAAGGGGTAAAAATAGAAAGAAAATCAGACGCAATTTTCAAGGTTCATTTACTTCGTTCTTTTGAGAAGGAAGTGACAATTGATTTTATTAAAAAAAGTTAA
- a CDS encoding LacI family DNA-binding transcriptional regulator translates to MSTLKDVAKRAKVSVATASYVMNGSELITKPTKDKVMQAAKELGYRPNGNAKNLKKKKTNIIGLFLSGFTGPFFNELLEGIQDTVIKQGYEMVVCASDDKHRLLVERYVDGAIILNYHISNELLDSLASEKFPIVVLDRELENPYIRQILLPNKLGMSYTVNHLVEQGHKRIGFIGGSIESFDGESRLEGFKEVLTHHGFTFNPDDLIRADFTEISGLLSMNKFLEDHDDYPTAFVSANDEMAMGAIKAVQKKGLKVPEDMAFVGFDDIDLARYFQPPLSTVRVQKKQWGQTAAKTLFNMLEKDGDDSEEETPIEFIPRQSS, encoded by the coding sequence TTGTCTACGTTAAAAGATGTTGCCAAGAGAGCAAAAGTAAGTGTAGCCACTGCATCCTACGTTATGAATGGCAGTGAACTGATAACCAAACCAACAAAAGATAAAGTTATGCAGGCTGCCAAAGAACTCGGCTATCGTCCGAATGGTAACGCCAAAAATTTAAAGAAAAAAAAGACTAATATCATAGGCCTCTTCTTAAGTGGATTTACAGGACCGTTTTTTAATGAATTATTAGAAGGAATTCAAGATACTGTTATTAAACAAGGGTATGAAATGGTCGTATGTGCCTCGGATGATAAACATCGTTTGCTGGTAGAACGATACGTAGACGGTGCTATTATACTGAATTATCATATCAGCAATGAATTATTAGACAGTTTAGCGAGTGAAAAATTTCCAATTGTAGTATTAGACCGGGAATTAGAGAATCCTTATATTCGACAAATTTTATTACCTAATAAACTTGGCATGTCATACACCGTAAATCACCTTGTGGAACAAGGGCATAAACGAATTGGCTTTATTGGAGGATCTATAGAATCATTCGATGGTGAAAGTCGTTTGGAAGGATTTAAAGAAGTCCTTACTCATCATGGGTTCACTTTTAATCCAGATGACTTAATCAGGGCTGACTTTACGGAAATCAGTGGTTTACTGAGTATGAATAAATTTCTGGAAGATCATGACGATTATCCCACAGCCTTTGTCTCCGCAAACGACGAAATGGCGATGGGTGCGATCAAAGCTGTACAGAAAAAAGGGTTAAAGGTGCCTGAGGATATGGCTTTTGTAGGGTTTGATGATATCGATTTAGCCAGGTACTTTCAACCGCCTTTATCGACCGTCCGTGTTCAGAAAAAACAATGGGGACAAACCGCAGCAAAAACATTATTCAACATGCTGGAAAAAGACGGGGATGACAGTGAGGAAGAAACACCTATTGAATTTATACCTCGTCAATCAAGCTAG
- a CDS encoding YueI family protein, translated as MKKPNVDDYLQEGIYGSRQTKPAERKRYLGTLRERVVLVLTKGQVMQKAGLNELSQAMKEYKDAKLLLNGKVSYRFRKPYRKVADQNRIRHTTVSNQDAETDLGAILTVDYAIEKDEVELKTPEKSESESSKEGGLTGFIKSLFKPVK; from the coding sequence ATGAAAAAACCTAATGTAGACGACTATTTACAGGAAGGGATTTACGGCAGCAGGCAAACAAAGCCAGCCGAACGTAAGAGATACCTCGGAACACTAAGAGAACGCGTGGTGCTCGTGTTAACGAAAGGTCAGGTTATGCAAAAAGCGGGCCTAAATGAGTTATCCCAAGCGATGAAAGAATATAAAGATGCGAAGCTGTTGTTAAACGGGAAAGTCAGCTATCGATTTCGCAAGCCGTATCGGAAGGTAGCAGATCAAAACAGGATTCGCCACACGACAGTTTCCAATCAGGATGCGGAAACGGATCTTGGAGCTATTTTGACAGTAGATTATGCGATAGAAAAAGACGAAGTTGAATTGAAAACCCCTGAGAAATCCGAAAGCGAAAGTTCTAAAGAAGGTGGGCTTACTGGATTTATTAAGTCGCTGTTTAAACCTGTGAAGTGA